Below is a window of Mycolicibacterium chitae DNA.
CGTGATCACGCGGACCTGCTTGACGAAGCGCGCCGGCCGGTACATGTCCCACACCCAGGCGTCGGCCAACCGCAGTTCGAAGTACACCTCGCCGTCGGCGTTGCGCGGGATCAACTCGACGCTGTTGGCCAGGTAGAACCGCCGCTCGGTCTCCACGACGTAGCTGAACTGCCCGACGATGTCCTTGTACTCGCGGTACAGCGAGAGCTCCATCTCGGTCTCGTACTTCTCGAGATCTTCAGCACTCATCTGTTTCGCAGTCCTTCTCGTGTCCGATCGATGTTCCCAGGCTCGCACGGTACGGCGAGCCGGCGCACGTTGATGAACGAATACCGGTGCGCACGGCTCGGGCCCAGCTCGGCCAGCGCCGCGCTGTGGCCGGGGGTGCTGTAGCCCTTGTGCTCGGCGAAACCATAGCCGGGATGGGTCGAATCCATCTCGACCATCAGCCGGTCCCGGCTGACCTTCGCCAGCACGCTGGCCGCGGCGATGCAGGCCGCCGCCCCGTCCCCGCCGATCACCGGCAGCGACGGCACCGGCAGGCCGGGCACCCGGAAGCCGTCGGAGAGCACGTAGCCGGGGCGCACCGAGAGCCCGGCCACCGCCCGCCGCATCCCCTCAATGTTGGCCACGTGCACGCCGCGCCGGTCCACCTCGGTGGAGTCGATGAAGACGATGTGAAATGCCAAGGCGTACCG
It encodes the following:
- a CDS encoding DUF2469 domain-containing protein, translated to MSAEDLEKYETEMELSLYREYKDIVGQFSYVVETERRFYLANSVELIPRNADGEVYFELRLADAWVWDMYRPARFVKQVRVITFKDVNIEEVEKPELRLPE
- a CDS encoding ribonuclease HII codes for the protein MTTVWPPRAIIRKSSGMRTLESALYRSGLGPVAGVDEVGRGACAGPLVVAACVLGPNRRESLSLLDDSKRLTEKQREQLFPLIRRYALAFHIVFIDSTEVDRRGVHVANIEGMRRAVAGLSVRPGYVLSDGFRVPGLPVPSLPVIGGDGAAACIAAASVLAKVSRDRLMVEMDSTHPGYGFAEHKGYSTPGHSAALAELGPSRAHRYSFINVRRLAVPCEPGNIDRTREGLRNR